From the Brassica napus cultivar Da-Ae chromosome A8, Da-Ae, whole genome shotgun sequence genome, one window contains:
- the LOC111198499 gene encoding type IV inositol polyphosphate 5-phosphatase 6 isoform X1, whose amino-acid sequence MREDKSKTNKLAWSMKMVRKWFNIKSKTEEFQADVPAPSAEVEVEHRSSFSAEKAPSTIKKTKTEKLSKNWEQQARQRRMNYENPRIVDVQNYSIFTATWNVAGRSPPSDLNLDEWLHSSAPADIYVLGFQEIVPLNAGNVLGAEDNGPAQKWLSLIRKTLNNRPGTSGASGYHTPSPLPVPMAELDADFSGSTRQKNSTFFHRRSFQTPSSTWNDPSVSQPGLDRRFSVCDRVFFSHRPSDFDPSFRGSSSSSSSHRPSDYSRRPSDYSRRPSDYSRPSDYSNRPSDYYSRPSDYSRPSDFSRSSDDDNVTGDSPSTVLYSPGSTANENGYRMPWNTSQYCLVASKQMVGVFLTIWVKSELREHVKNMKVSCVGRGLMGYLGNKGSISISMLLHQTSFCFVCTHLTSGQKEGDELKRNSDVMEILKKTRFPRVKSSEDEKSPENILQHDRVIWLGDLNYRIALTYRSAKALVEMQNWRALLENDQLRIEQKRGHVFKGWNEGKIYFPPTYKYSRNSDRYSGDDLHPKEKRRTPAWCDRILWYGEGLHQLSYVRGESRFSDHRPVYGIFCAEVESAHNKLKRTMSCSASRVQAEELFPYSRGYTELSFF is encoded by the exons ATGAGAGAAGACAAATCCAAGACAAATAAG CTGGCCTGGTCAATGAAGATGGTCAGGAAATGGTTTAATATAAAAAGCAAAACAGAGGAGTTTCAAGCAGATGTTCCTGCTCCTTCTGCTG AAGTTGAAGTAGAGCACAGAAGCAGCTTCTCAGCAGAGAAAGCTCCCAGCACAATCAAGAAGACCAAAACTg AGAAGCTCAGTAAGAACTGGGAGCAGCAAGCTCGGCAAAGGAGAATGAACTATGAGAATCCTAGGATTGTTGATGTCCAAAACTATAG CATCTTTACTGCAACCTGGAACGTAGCTGGACGCTCTCCTCCTTCTGACTTAAACCTTGATGAGTGGCTTCACTCATCAGCTCCTGCAGATATATACGTCCTAGG GTTCCAAGAGATAGTTCCTCTTAATGCTGGCAACGTCCTTGGAGCTGAAGACAACGGACCTGCTCAGAAATGGCTCTCTCTTATCCGCAAAACGCTCAACAACCGACCAGGCACCAGCGGAGCCAGCGGCTACCACACGCCTTCCCCTCTCCCTGTCCCTATGGCAGAGCTTGACGCTGACTTCTCCGGCTCCACAAGGCAGAAGAACTCCACCTTCTTCCACAGACGCTCTTTCCAAACCCCAAGCAGTACATGGAACGATCCTTCAGTCTCTCAGCCAGGTCTTGACCGGCGTTTCAGCGTCTGTGACCGCGTCTTCTTCAGCCACAGGCCGAGTGATTTTGACCCGAGTTTCCGCggtagcagcagcagcagcagcagtcACAGGCCTAGTGATTACTCCAGAAGGCCTAGTGATTACTCAAGAAGACCTAGTGATTATTCAAGACCGAGTGATTACTCTAATAGACCAAGTGATTACTACTCTAGACCGAGTGATTACTCACGGCCAAGTGACTTCTCAAGGTcttctgatgatgataatgTTACTGGTGACTCTCCAAGCACTGTCTTGTACTCGCCAGGCTCTACAGCAAACGAGAACGGGTATAGGATGCCGTGGAACACTTCTCAGTATTGTTTAGTTGCTAGCAAACAGATGGTTGGTGTCTTCTTGACCATTTGGGTGAAAAGCGAGCTAAGGGAACATGTGAAGAACATGAAGGTGTCTTGTGTTGGGAGAGGACTAATGGGCTATCTTGGGAATAAG gGATCAATCTCAATAAGCATGTTGCTGCATCAAACAAGCTTTTGCTTTGTTTGTACTCACTTGACTTCAGGACAGAAGGAAGGTGATGAGCTGAAGAGAAACTCTGATGTCATGGAGATACTTAAGAAAACAAGGTTTCCTCGCGTGAAGAGCTCAGAGGATGAGAAGTCCCCTGAGAATATACTTCAGCATGA TCGTGTAATATGGCTTGGGGATCTGAACTACCGGATAGCACTGACTTATCGATCTGCTAAAGCACTCGTTGAGATGCAGAACTGGAGAGCTTTGCTAGAAAACGACCAG TTAAGGATAGAGCAGAAACGAGGCCATGTGTTCAAAGGATGGAACGAAGGAAAAATCTATTTCCCACCAACGTACAAGTACTCAAGGAACTCAGATAGATACTCTGGAGATGACTTGCATCCCAAGGAGAAACGTCGCACTCCTGCTTG GTGTGATAGGATACTGTGGTACGGTGAAGGGTTGCATCAGTTATCTTATGTAAGAGGAGAGTCAAGGTTCTCGGATCATAGACCGGTCTATGGCATTTTCTGTGCAGAGGTTGAGTCAGCTCATAATAAGTTAAAGAGAACAATGAGTTGCTCCGCTTCAAGGGTCCAAGCTGAAGAGCTCTTTCCTTATTCCCGTGGATACACCGAGCTCAGCTTCTTCTAG
- the LOC125577205 gene encoding synaptotagmin-5-like, with product MGFVVGLVIGLAVGITFIIGFVKAENYRSKLRAELANTVAAFARMTVEDSRKLLPAEFYPSWVVFSERQKLTWLNHHLTKIWPYVDEAASELIRASVEPVLEQYRPAVVASLTFSKLTLGTVAPQFTGVSIVEGDENGMTMELDMNWDGNPNIVLGIKTLVGVSLPVQVKNIGFTGVFRLIFRPLVDEFPCFGAVSVSLREKKKLDFTLKVVGGDISAIPGLSDAIEETIRDAVEDSITWPVRKVIPILPGDYSDLELKPVGMLEVKLVQAKNLTNKDLVGKSDPFAKMFIRPLREKTQRSKTINNDLNPIWNEHFEYVVEDASTQHLVVRIYDDEGVQASELIGCAQIRLCELEPGKVKDVWLKLVKDLEIQRDNKNRGEVHLELLYVPFGAGSNGIVNPFASSSMTSLERVLKNDTTDEENASSRKRKDVIVRGVLSVTVISAEEIPIQDMMGKADPYVVLSMKKSGAKSKTRVVNDSLNPVWNQTFDFVVEDGLHDMLVLEVWDHDTFGKDYIGRCILTLTRVIMEEEYKDWFPLDESKAGKLQLHLKWMPQSIYRDS from the exons ATGGGATTCGTAGTCGGCCTCGTAATCGGACTCGCCGTGGGAATCACCTTCATCATCGGCTTCGTCAAGGCGGAGAATTATCGATCCAAGCTCCGCGCTGAACTC GCGAACACGGTGGCTGCTTTCGCGAGGATGACGGTGGAGGATTCAAGGAAGCTTCTGCCTGCTGAGTTTTATCCTTCTTGGGTCGTCTTCTCCGAGCGTCAGAAG TTGACTTGGCTGAACCATCACTTGACAAAGATATGGCCTTATGTTGATGAG GCAGCTTCGGAGCTTATAAGGGCATCCGTGGAGCCTGTTCTCGAGCAATATAGACCTGCCGTTGTGGCCTCCTTGACATTTTCTAAGCTTACTCTCGGTACCGTGGCGCCTCAGTTTACAG GTGTTTCCATTGTCGAAGGTGATGAAAATGGGATGACCATGGAGCTTGATATGAATTGGGATGGAAATCCAAATATAGTACTTGGCATCAAGACCTTAGTTGGTGTATCTCTTCCAGTTCAG GTGAAAAACATTGGATTCACTGGCGTTTTCAGGCTGATTTTTAGGCCACTGGTTGATGAGTTTCCTTGCTTTGGAGCTGTCAGTGTTTCTCTTAGAGAAAAG AAAAAATTGGACTTCACCCTTAAGGTTGTTGGAGGCGACATTTCAGCAATTCCTGGACTCTCTGATGCTATTGAG GAAACAATACGAGATGCCGTGGAAGATTCAATCACATGGCCTGTTCGGAAGGTCATCCCAATTCTACCTGGTGATTATAG TGATCTGGAGCTAAAGCCTGTTGGAATGTTGGAGGTGAAGCTTGTGCAAGCGAAGAACCTGACCAACAAAGATCTAGTGGGAAAATCAGACCCCTTTGCTAAAATGTTTATACGCCCTTTGCGTGAAAAGACTCAAAGAAGCAAGACAATT AACAACGATCTGAATCCCATCTGGAACGAGCATTTTGAATACGTTGTCGAAGACGCGTCAACACAACACTTAGTGGTTAGAATATACGACGACGAAGGTGTACAAGCATCTGAGCTCATCGGTTGTGCACAAATCCGCCTTTGTGAACTTGAACCTGGTAAAGTGAAAGACGTCTGGTTAAAGCTGGTCAAAGATTTAGAGATCCAGAGAGATAACAAGAACCGTGGAGAG GTTCACCTTGAGCTACTATATGTACCTTTCGGTGCGGGAAGCAACGGCATTGTAAATCCCTTTGCTTCTTCATCGATGACGTCCTTAGAAAGGGTGCTCAAGAACGATACGACAGACGAAGAAAATGCATCATCGCGTAAAAGAAAAGATGTCATCGTAAGAGGAGTGCTTTCTGTGACGGTGATATCTGCAGAGGAGATACCGATACAAGATATGATGGGGAAAGCTGATCCTTATGTCGTTCTCTCCATGAAGAAGTCAGGTGCTAAGAGCAAAACTCGG GTTGTGAATGACAGCTTAAACCCGGTTTGGAACCAGACTTTTGATTTTGTGGTTGAAGATGGGTTACACGACATGCTAGTTCTTGAAGTTTGGGACCATGACACCTTTGGGAAG GACTACATTGGGAGATGCATCTTGACGCTGACAAGGGTTATAATGGAAGAGGAATACAAGGACTGGTTTCCATTAGACGAATCCAAAGCAGGCAAGCTTCAGTTGCATCTCAAGTGGATGCCTCAGTCAATTTATCGTGATTCCTAA
- the LOC111198499 gene encoding type IV inositol polyphosphate 5-phosphatase 6 isoform X2: MREDKSKTNKLAWSMKMVRKWFNIKSKTEEFQADVPAPSAVEVEHRSSFSAEKAPSTIKKTKTEKLSKNWEQQARQRRMNYENPRIVDVQNYSIFTATWNVAGRSPPSDLNLDEWLHSSAPADIYVLGFQEIVPLNAGNVLGAEDNGPAQKWLSLIRKTLNNRPGTSGASGYHTPSPLPVPMAELDADFSGSTRQKNSTFFHRRSFQTPSSTWNDPSVSQPGLDRRFSVCDRVFFSHRPSDFDPSFRGSSSSSSSHRPSDYSRRPSDYSRRPSDYSRPSDYSNRPSDYYSRPSDYSRPSDFSRSSDDDNVTGDSPSTVLYSPGSTANENGYRMPWNTSQYCLVASKQMVGVFLTIWVKSELREHVKNMKVSCVGRGLMGYLGNKGSISISMLLHQTSFCFVCTHLTSGQKEGDELKRNSDVMEILKKTRFPRVKSSEDEKSPENILQHDRVIWLGDLNYRIALTYRSAKALVEMQNWRALLENDQLRIEQKRGHVFKGWNEGKIYFPPTYKYSRNSDRYSGDDLHPKEKRRTPAWCDRILWYGEGLHQLSYVRGESRFSDHRPVYGIFCAEVESAHNKLKRTMSCSASRVQAEELFPYSRGYTELSFF, translated from the exons ATGAGAGAAGACAAATCCAAGACAAATAAG CTGGCCTGGTCAATGAAGATGGTCAGGAAATGGTTTAATATAAAAAGCAAAACAGAGGAGTTTCAAGCAGATGTTCCTGCTCCTTCTGCTG TTGAAGTAGAGCACAGAAGCAGCTTCTCAGCAGAGAAAGCTCCCAGCACAATCAAGAAGACCAAAACTg AGAAGCTCAGTAAGAACTGGGAGCAGCAAGCTCGGCAAAGGAGAATGAACTATGAGAATCCTAGGATTGTTGATGTCCAAAACTATAG CATCTTTACTGCAACCTGGAACGTAGCTGGACGCTCTCCTCCTTCTGACTTAAACCTTGATGAGTGGCTTCACTCATCAGCTCCTGCAGATATATACGTCCTAGG GTTCCAAGAGATAGTTCCTCTTAATGCTGGCAACGTCCTTGGAGCTGAAGACAACGGACCTGCTCAGAAATGGCTCTCTCTTATCCGCAAAACGCTCAACAACCGACCAGGCACCAGCGGAGCCAGCGGCTACCACACGCCTTCCCCTCTCCCTGTCCCTATGGCAGAGCTTGACGCTGACTTCTCCGGCTCCACAAGGCAGAAGAACTCCACCTTCTTCCACAGACGCTCTTTCCAAACCCCAAGCAGTACATGGAACGATCCTTCAGTCTCTCAGCCAGGTCTTGACCGGCGTTTCAGCGTCTGTGACCGCGTCTTCTTCAGCCACAGGCCGAGTGATTTTGACCCGAGTTTCCGCggtagcagcagcagcagcagcagtcACAGGCCTAGTGATTACTCCAGAAGGCCTAGTGATTACTCAAGAAGACCTAGTGATTATTCAAGACCGAGTGATTACTCTAATAGACCAAGTGATTACTACTCTAGACCGAGTGATTACTCACGGCCAAGTGACTTCTCAAGGTcttctgatgatgataatgTTACTGGTGACTCTCCAAGCACTGTCTTGTACTCGCCAGGCTCTACAGCAAACGAGAACGGGTATAGGATGCCGTGGAACACTTCTCAGTATTGTTTAGTTGCTAGCAAACAGATGGTTGGTGTCTTCTTGACCATTTGGGTGAAAAGCGAGCTAAGGGAACATGTGAAGAACATGAAGGTGTCTTGTGTTGGGAGAGGACTAATGGGCTATCTTGGGAATAAG gGATCAATCTCAATAAGCATGTTGCTGCATCAAACAAGCTTTTGCTTTGTTTGTACTCACTTGACTTCAGGACAGAAGGAAGGTGATGAGCTGAAGAGAAACTCTGATGTCATGGAGATACTTAAGAAAACAAGGTTTCCTCGCGTGAAGAGCTCAGAGGATGAGAAGTCCCCTGAGAATATACTTCAGCATGA TCGTGTAATATGGCTTGGGGATCTGAACTACCGGATAGCACTGACTTATCGATCTGCTAAAGCACTCGTTGAGATGCAGAACTGGAGAGCTTTGCTAGAAAACGACCAG TTAAGGATAGAGCAGAAACGAGGCCATGTGTTCAAAGGATGGAACGAAGGAAAAATCTATTTCCCACCAACGTACAAGTACTCAAGGAACTCAGATAGATACTCTGGAGATGACTTGCATCCCAAGGAGAAACGTCGCACTCCTGCTTG GTGTGATAGGATACTGTGGTACGGTGAAGGGTTGCATCAGTTATCTTATGTAAGAGGAGAGTCAAGGTTCTCGGATCATAGACCGGTCTATGGCATTTTCTGTGCAGAGGTTGAGTCAGCTCATAATAAGTTAAAGAGAACAATGAGTTGCTCCGCTTCAAGGGTCCAAGCTGAAGAGCTCTTTCCTTATTCCCGTGGATACACCGAGCTCAGCTTCTTCTAG